The Solanum lycopersicum chromosome 6, SLM_r2.1 genome has a window encoding:
- the LOC101267127 gene encoding abscisic acid receptor PYR1, translating into MEQSDNSTTHVHQEAEEEPNPTHQFMLPPGLTPEESDELKSSVTDFHSYQVNSSQCSSLLAQRIHAPPHVVWPVVRRFEKPQIYKHFIKSCSVAENFSMVVGATRDVNVISGLPANTSTERLDLLDDEKYVTGFSIIGGEHRLKNYRSVTSVHGFERHGRIWTVVLESYVVDVPEGNTEEDTRLFADTVVKLNLQKLASVAEAIALGGNGEIS; encoded by the coding sequence ATGGAGCAATCCGATAACTCAACGACCCACGTTCATCAGGAAGCAGAAGAAGAACCGAACCCGACCCATCAGTTCATGCTTCCTCCCGGTTTGACACCGGAAGAATCCGATGAGCTCAAATCAAGTGTAACCGACTTCCACTCCTACCAAGTCAACTCATCCCAATGTTCTTCTCTACTCGCACAACGCATCCACGCGCCGCCTCACGTCGTCTGGCCCGTCGTCCGTCGTTTCGAAAAGCCTCAGATATACAAGCACTTCATCAAAAGCTGTTCCGTCGCAGAGAATTTCTCCATGGTCGTGGGGGCCACGCGCGATGTCAACGTCATCTCCGGTTTACCGGCGAATACAAGCACGGAGAGGCTCGATTTATTGGACGACGAAAAGTACGTCACCGGTTTCAGTATAATTGGTGGTGAACATAGATTGAAGAATTACCGGTCAGTTACTAGTGTACATGGATTCGAACGCCATGGGAGAATCTGGACCGTTGTTTTGGAATCGTACGTCGTTGATGTGCCTGAAGGGAATACTGAAGAAGACACTCGTCTTTTTGCTGATACAGTTGTCAAATTGAATCTTCAAAAATTAGCCTCCGTCGCCGAAGCCATAGCTCTTGGTGGTAACGGTGAGATctcataa